One genomic window of Ammospiza nelsoni isolate bAmmNel1 chromosome 4, bAmmNel1.pri, whole genome shotgun sequence includes the following:
- the LOC132072093 gene encoding alcohol dehydrogenase 1, with product MSTAGKVIKCKAAVLWEANKPFSIEDVEVAPPKEHEVRVKIMATGICRSDDHVITGALVMPFPIILGHEAAGVVESVGQGVTAVKPGDKVIPLFVPQCGECQNCLNTKSNLCSKTDLGTSGGLMADGTTRFTCKGKAIHHFLGTSTFTEYTVLHESAVAKIDSAAPLEKVCLIGCGFSTGYGAALQTAKVEPGSTCAVFGLGGVGLSVIMGCKVAGASRIIAVDINSDKFAKAKELGATDCINPKDFNKPIHEVLTEMTGGGVDYSFEVIGRTDTMAAALACCQYNYGVSVIVGVPPAAQKITFDPMLLFSGRSWKGSVFGGWKSKDAVPKLVADYMKKKFVLDPLITHTLPFTKINEGFDLLRTGKSIRSVLTF from the exons GTTATTAAATGcaaggcagcagtgctgtgggaagcCAACAAACCATTCAGTATTGAGGATGTGGAAGTTGCCCCACCAAAAGAACATGAAGTGCGTGTAAAg ATCATGGCCACTGGGATCTGCCGCTCTGATGACCATGTGATAACTGGTGCACTGGTTATGCCTTTTCCAATAATTCTTGGGCATGAAGCAGCTGGTGTTGTGGAGAGTGTTGGGCAGGGAGTGACTGCAGTCAAGCCAG GAGACAAGGTTATTCCACTCTTTGTTCCACAGTGTGGGGAGTGCCAGAACTGCTTAAACACCAAGAGTAATCTGTGCAGTAAAACTGA TCTTGGTACAAGTGGTGGATTAATGGCTGATGGCACCACGAGATTCACCTGTAAAGGAAAAGCAATTCACCATTTTCTTGGTACAAGTACCTTCACTGAATACACAGTACTGCATGAATCTGCTGTGGCCAAAATTGATTCCGCTGCTCCTCTGGAAAAAGTTTGTCTAATTGGCTGTGGATTTTCAACTGGTtacggggctgctctgcagactGCCAAG GTGGAACCAGGCTCCACCTGTGCTGTTTTTGGCCTCGGAGGAGTTGGCCTCTCCGTTATCATGGGCTGCAAGGTGGCCGGGGCTTCCCGCATCATTGCCGTGGACATCAACAGTGACAAGTTTGCCAAGGCCAAGGAGCTGGGAGCCACTGACTGCATCAACCCCAAAGATTTCAATAAGCCCATCCATGAAGTGTTGACGGAAATGACCGGCGGGGGTGTGGACTACTCCTTCGAGGTCATCGGCCGTACGGATACCATG GCTGCAGCCTTGGCCTGTTGTCAGTATAACTACGGAGTCAGTGTGATTGTGGGAGTGCCCCCTGCAGCACAAAAGATCACCTTTGATCCCATGCTCCTCTTCTCTGGTCGCAGCTGGAAAGGCTCTGTCTTTGGAG gCTGGAAGAGTAAAGATGCAGTTCCCAAACTGGTTGCTGACTACATGAAGAAAAAGTTTGTTCTGGATCCACTAATAACCCACACACTACCTTTCACAAAGATCAATGAAGGATTTGATCTTCTAAGGACAGGGAAGAG CATCCGCAGTGTCCTGACATTTTAG